GAGTACTCTTTACTGATTAGCTCGAGCACCTCCCGCTCCCGTTGGGTCAGGGGCACAGGGGCACCTACTGTAGGAGTTGGCCTCAGAGTAGCAAGCTCCATATTTTGCAGCAGCATTGAGCCTACCTCCGGGCTAAAGTATGTGTGGCCCGAAGCCACTTGCTCAATAGCATGGATTAGCTCATCCGGGCCCAAACTCTTGAGCATGTAGCCACAGCCGCCAGCGTTAAGCACGTCGGTGACGGATGCTTGGTCAAAGAACATGCTCAGCGCCACGATGCGCAGATTCTCGTTGACTTCACGCGCCGCCCGAATAAACTCCAGCCCTGACATTTGAGGCATACTCAGGTCGGTGAGTACTACCCGCACTTCTGGGTGCTTAAGTAGCAACTGCAGCGCATCAGCCCCCCGATTTGCTTCGGCTACCACCCGGATATTGGGCTTTGATTTCAACAGTGTCTTCACGCCCTCAATCACCATTTGGTGATCATCAAGCACCAACACAGCAATGAAACCGTCGGCTACTGGCTCGTTCATATGGCGCAAATTATCAAGCAGAATAATCTACGCAGCTGCTATCCACCGCAGATTGCAACATGCCCAGATAAATTTTCATCAACAGCATTTAGAAATATACGTTAAATCTTCTTGTATGATAGTTTCTAGTGTATCGTATCAAGTGCTTTAAAGGCGCAACTGACCCTAGCTTAAAATAGAAACTACCAGCGTCGCTGCGGTTTTCTTTGAACTCCAAACCTAACGAAACAAAAATAAAAAAAGGCCTTTTTTACTGCGTAAAAGCGTTTTTAACAAAATAAACGCTACTGTTCTGTTTAACTTTTTCTCGCAAAAAGCTCAACCTTCCAAATAATCTACTCGTTAACGAAAGTCAGGATTTTAATTATTCCGCACGCTCCGTTTCACTTGAGTAGCTTATATGCTTGATACTGAATATAATATTATATCATCGGAATACTTCGATTTTATAAATAACAAAGAATTCCCATGTGTAGCTGCTAAGACTGCCCTTACCTGGAATCAGATAAAGTGCTTGGTAGTAGATCATATGGCCTGCCCCAAGGACGACGCAGCCATTCTGCAATTCATTTATGACTTTGTGGATGAATACCGGCAGTCGACTAAGCTATACCACAGCTTGGCCATCATTTTCAAAGGGCCTGAAAACCCCAACGAAGCTCAGTTTGAAGAGTTTCTGTGGCAGCGCTTACAGGCCTTATCCAACCTAGATGCGCAGCGCTATGGTTACGACAAGCGTGTAGTGTCTGACCCCAACTCCCCCGATTTCAGCTTTAGCCTAAAGGAAGAAGCCTTTTTTATCATTGGTTTGCATCCTGGTAGTAGCCGGCTGGCACGCCGGTTTAAGTATCCAACGCTGGTATTTAATGCCCACGCACAGTTTGAGCAGATTCGGGCGAACAGCCGCTATGACGGTTTGCGCAACACTATTCGCACCCGCGATGTGGCGTTTTCCGGCTCAATCAACCCGATGTTGGAAGATTACGGCCAAGCATCCGAAGTGTACCAATACAGTGGCAAGGTGTACGACCAAGCCTGGAAATGCCCTTTTTTAAGTCAACATGCAGCAGCTAACCATCATACCGCCGCGTAGCGGTACTTCCTTCCTAGTAAAAAAGGGCCAGCGCCTACGAGTGGTCGACATCCAGGGCGAACAAGTGGCTGATTTTGTGTGCTATAACTTGGAGGATAAGGCCGAATACCTTTCTTCCGGTCGCACCATTGATTACGCCGAAACCATCTTCCTGACCAAAGGACACCCTTTCTATTCCAACCGCAGCAACGTCATGTTCGACATGGTGGAGGATACAGTGGGCCGCCACGACTTTCTGCTTACGCCCTGTAGCGCCGATACATTCCGCATTATCTATGGGCACCAGCAGCCACACCGCGGCTGTTTTGGTAACCTCAGCGCGGCTCTCGCGGAGCATGGTATCAGCCCCGATGCCATTCCCATTTGCTTTAACATCTTCATGCACGTAACCGTGGATGGCAATACCGGCAAGGTAGATGTGCTCCCGCCTAAAAGCAAAGCTGGTGATTATGTGGTACTTGAGGCTAAAATGGATTTGCTGGTAGGATTAACCGCCTGCTCAGCAGAAATGTCGAACAACTACGCCTTCAAGCCCATTGGCTATCAAATCGAAGGTTGATGTAGCTGCCTCTACCATCCAATCTTTCTAATAAGACGGTCATGCAGAGGCGGAGCCGAAGCATCTCGCGTGCTGACGTCTGATTACCACTCTCACTAAACACGCGAGATGCTTCGGCTCCGCCTCTGCATGACATTGACTAAAAAAGCCCCCAGAAATCTTCTGTGGGGCTTTTTTAGTCAATGTCATGCTTCTCTACTTCACTCCTACTGGCATACCATACTTGCCCCGAAACTTCCGGTTCAGATACACCTGCTTATTCTCTGGGCTGAAAGCGCGGCCATCGATGTAGGCATGAGTAATGTTGTTCGTGCGCATGTCCAGCAGGTCGCCGGTGCTCACGACTAGCGTGGCGCTTTTGCCGTTTTCGAGGCTACCGTAGTCTTTATCAATACCTAGGATGCGGGCCGGGCTCAGCGTAACAGCCGTAACAGCCTGCTCTTGCGTGAGGCCGTGGCCGGCGGCAGTACCGGCAATAAAGGCTAGGTTGCGGGAGCCGGCTGTTTCCATACTGCCTTCATAATCAAGGCAAAAACGGATGCCCGCTTGTTGCAACATATGCGGCAATTTGTAGGGCAGGTCGTAGTCGTCGCCGGGGCGGCGGGGCAGCGCGTGCGTGCGTGACAGGACAACGGCAATGTCGTGCTGCTTCAGGAAGTCGAGCATCATCCACGCATCGCGGGCACCAATAACGGCTACTTTCTGCACCCCTAAGCGCTTGGCGAAGCTTACTGCTTCTATAATCTCCTTACCGTAATCGGCATGGATGAACAGCGTTTTGGAGCCATCAAAAATGCCCCCCAACGCGGAGAGGCGAAGGTTTTCGCGGCGACTAGAAGGCAAATTCTTATAAGCAGCCGCTTCCGTGAACATTACCTCCAGCTCGCGCAGCTGCGTCTGACGCTCCTTGATGCGCCTTTCCACTGCTTTCTCGTCCTCCGCTGGGCTCAGCTTCAGAATCATCTGCGGCCAGTTCAGGTGCATGC
The window above is part of the Hymenobacter radiodurans genome. Proteins encoded here:
- a CDS encoding response regulator — its product is MNEPVADGFIAVLVLDDHQMVIEGVKTLLKSKPNIRVVAEANRGADALQLLLKHPEVRVVLTDLSMPQMSGLEFIRAAREVNENLRIVALSMFFDQASVTDVLNAGGCGYMLKSLGPDELIHAIEQVASGHTYFSPEVGSMLLQNMELATLRPTPTVGAPVPLTQREREVLELISKEYSNHHIAEKLFISERTVETHRKNILTKTNSKSIIGLIRYALRYKLIQ
- the gntA gene encoding guanitoxin biosynthesis heme-dependent pre-guanitoxin N-hydroxylase GntA codes for the protein MLDTEYNIISSEYFDFINNKEFPCVAAKTALTWNQIKCLVVDHMACPKDDAAILQFIYDFVDEYRQSTKLYHSLAIIFKGPENPNEAQFEEFLWQRLQALSNLDAQRYGYDKRVVSDPNSPDFSFSLKEEAFFIIGLHPGSSRLARRFKYPTLVFNAHAQFEQIRANSRYDGLRNTIRTRDVAFSGSINPMLEDYGQASEVYQYSGKVYDQAWKCPFLSQHAAANHHTAA
- a CDS encoding DUF1989 domain-containing protein, producing the protein MQQLTIIPPRSGTSFLVKKGQRLRVVDIQGEQVADFVCYNLEDKAEYLSSGRTIDYAETIFLTKGHPFYSNRSNVMFDMVEDTVGRHDFLLTPCSADTFRIIYGHQQPHRGCFGNLSAALAEHGISPDAIPICFNIFMHVTVDGNTGKVDVLPPKSKAGDYVVLEAKMDLLVGLTACSAEMSNNYAFKPIGYQIEG
- a CDS encoding amidohydrolase family protein; the protein is MKHILLSLSLLTAVSAAAQVPMPAPAQGRPILLVGGNLHVGNGTVVPNAAVAFDKGRITYAGAQNGFTQREGYEVVDVKGQEIYPGLILPNTTLGLTETESIRATVDEQEVGTMNPNVRSLIAYNTDSDIIPTVRTNGVLLAQITPRGGMLSGQSSIVQLDAWNWQDAAVRADDGMHLNWPQMILKLSPAEDEKAVERRIKERQTQLRELEVMFTEAAAYKNLPSSRRENLRLSALGGIFDGSKTLFIHADYGKEIIEAVSFAKRLGVQKVAVIGARDAWMMLDFLKQHDIAVVLSRTHALPRRPGDDYDLPYKLPHMLQQAGIRFCLDYEGSMETAGSRNLAFIAGTAAGHGLTQEQAVTAVTLSPARILGIDKDYGSLENGKSATLVVSTGDLLDMRTNNITHAYIDGRAFSPENKQVYLNRKFRGKYGMPVGVK